The Castanea sativa cultivar Marrone di Chiusa Pesio chromosome 11, ASM4071231v1 genome contains a region encoding:
- the LOC142616432 gene encoding uncharacterized protein LOC142616432 — MRESVATIKAKGDFSNSYSTWDNGTPFVNKDVRKLLDHRHIKHRKSTPYYPQGNGQAEATNRVLLRILNKMVHEYEGGWTEHLLETLWAYRSSSKTATGLSPFSLVYGTEAISLVELLVPTPRVVHRQEIDIDVAACAEIRTTDLETLEETRNLAYNCTQRYQQQMANAYNKAMKSRIFVKGQMVLKATDHIRRNLSAPSKFAPSWRGPIS, encoded by the exons ATGCGGGAGAGTGTGGCGACAATTAAGGCAAAAGGCGACTTCTCTAACAGCTACTCAACCTGGG ATAATGGCACTCCTTTTGTCAACAAAGATGTTCGAAAATTACTTGACCATCGCCACATCAAGCACCGCAAGTCCACTCCTTATTATCCACAAGGCAATGGCCAAGCGGAAGCCACCAACCGAGTGCTATTAAGAATTCTCAACAAGATGGTGCATGAATATGAGGGTGGTTGGACTGAACACCTACTGGAAACCTTATGGGCATACCGAAGCTCAAGCAAAACAGCCACCGGTCTATCACCATTCTCTCTTGTGTATGGCACCGAGGCTATATCTCTGGTTGAGCTATTGGTTCCCACCCCAAGGGTTGTTCATAGACAAGAAATAGATATAGATGTTGCTGCTTGTGCAGAAATCAGAACTACAGACCTTGAAACCTTGGAAGAAACACGAAATCTTGCCTATAACTGCACCCAGCGGTATCAACAACAGATGGCCAATGCTTACAACAAGGCCATGAAATCCAGGATTTTTGTCAAGGGACAAATGGTTCTAAAGGCAACTGATCATATAAGGAGGAATCTCTCAGCACCCTCCAAGTTTGCCCCAAGTTGGAGGGGCCCTATCTCATAA
- the LOC142616435 gene encoding uncharacterized protein LOC142616435, giving the protein MEVQYPDHSKPLYVAAQINDVHIRRALVDTSASLNLIPVSTLKAARIPLSRITGAPIEVFSFAGIHECTLGSIQLVLKVGPVVALTRFHVIDSTISYHAREAMAPQTQACAFHLSPMCQRKIQCCLKQKGPGLNEASTTPTYCYTQETEAPAVEENLPGSLAELSEEPPTRPTSVNAMLPPLEKAQLISLLKEYIDVFAWEYHEMPGLDPNLVAHAFNVEPGGKPVVQPMQTFHPKVEA; this is encoded by the exons ATGGAGGTACAATACCCTGATCATAGTAAACCATTATATGTTGCTGCTCAAATTAATGATGTTCACATAAGAAGGGCACTAGTGGACACTAGTGCATCACTTAATCTTATACCAGTCAGCACACTCAAAGCAGCTAGGATCCCACTCAGCAGAATCACTGGGGCACCTATAGAGGTTTTTAGCTTTGCTGGAATTCATGAATGCACTCTTGGCAGTATACAATTAGTCCTAAAAGTAGGGCCCGTTGTTGCTCTCACCAGATTCCATGTTATCGACTCAACCATTTCTTATCATGCTCGGGAGGCCATGGCTCCACAAACACAAGCTTGTGCCTTCCACTTATCACCAATGTGTCAAAGGAAGATTCAATG CTGTCTCAAACAGAAGGGTCCTGGACTGAATGAAGCAAGTACTACACCAACTTACTGTTATACTCAAGAAACAGAAGCCCCAGCGGTAGAAGAAAATCTGCCCGGCAGTCTGGCAGAACTATCTGAAGAGCCCCCAACG AGGCCAACCTCGGTCAATGCAATGTTGCCACCACTGGAAAAGGCTCAACTCATTTCATTATTAAAGGAGTACatcgatgtctttgcttggGAGTACCATGAGATGCCCGGTTTGGATCCTAACCTAGTAGCACATGCTTTCAATGTGGAGCCAGGGGGAAAACCAGTAGTACAGCCCATGCAGACATTCCATCCTAAGGTTGAAGCTTAG
- the LOC142616433 gene encoding uncharacterized protein LOC142616433, producing MHPKWLSNVVPVKKKNGKIRCCVDFRNLNKACPKDEFPLPNMDMLIDSAVGHAMFSFMDGFSGYNQIRMSSKDAAKTAFRTPMGNFYYTVMPFGLKNAGATYQRAMTAIFHDMMHKEIEDYVDDIVVKSKTREDHLAILRKVFERCRLYKLCMNPLKCAFGVTARKFLGFLVHQRGIDVDPSKVQAIATMKSPTTLTQLKSFLGKLSYIRRFIPGLAALTAVFTPLLKKRKALPLGFQMPADISPAAVTHDQTANPITPTTVRGQAIADLLSNFLGEDSWDITDEIPGDLPAVALIEAAGTTLTLRFNGSSTTSKGGAGIVLSKNTGEAVAMSFELDFTCPNNMAEYEACLTGLVVASEMGIKHLQVIGDSILVVCQARGEFALKEPSLAPYRAMAQRLEDSFEEFNIEQSLRSDNRFADALATLGSKVKFEGAITDVTIVKRPIPIIQMLKEEFFDQPLGQIDWRSSIKEALLSPNEKDHLKVLKDYALMAGELYKKLPGGVLARCLSPGEFAKRLKEVHEKSCGATSSVSLHRRLQRLGYYWPEMSKQAALFKNNAPAANTLLIRGIHVQPLPLMIGVYPSLNIS from the exons ATGCACCCAAAGTGGCTTTCAAATGTTGTACCAGTcaagaaaaagaatggaaaaatacGATGTTGCGTTGATTTCAGAAATCTTAAtaaagcatgccccaaagatgAGTTTCCACTTCCAAATATGGATATGCTCATTGATTCAGCTGTTGGGCATGCTATGTTCTCATTCATGGATGGTTTCAGCGGTTATAATCAGATCAGAATGTCATCCAAAGATGCAGCCAAAACAGCCTTTCGAACTCCTATGGGCAACTTTTACTATACTGTCATGCCCTTCGGTCTCAAAAATGCCGGAGCCACATATCAAAGGGCTATGACCGCAATCTTTCATGACATGATGCATAAAGAGATTGAGgattatgtggatgacattgtTGTGAAGTCCAAAACAAGAGAGGATCATCTTGCTATCTTGCGAAAGGTGTTTGAAAGATGTCGACTCTACAAGCTTTGCATGAATCCACTCAAATGTGCCTTCGGAGTTACGGCTAGGAAATTTCTGGGATTTCTTGTCCACCAAAGAGGCATAGATGTTGATCCTAGCAAAGTGCAAGCCATTGCTACTATGAAGTCACCTACTACACTCACACAACTTAAAAGCTTCCTTGGTAAACTCTCATACATTCGGCGGTTTATTCCCGGTCTCGCTGCCCTCACAGCTGTCTTTACACCACTGCTGAAAAAAAGGAAGGCCCTTCCGCTGGGATTCCAAATGCCAGCAGACATTTCTCCAGCTGCAGTAACTCATGACCAGACTGCCAACC CAATCACCCCAACGACTGTAAGGGGTCAAGCCATCGCTGATTTATTATCAAACTTTCTTGGAGAAGACAGCTGGGACATTACTGATGAAATACCTGGAGATCTGCCAGCAGTTGCACTGATTGAAGCAGCTGGGACTACTTTGACTTTACGGTTTAATGGATCCTCTACCACCTCTAAAGGAGGGGCTGGAATAGTCCTATCCAAAAACACCGGAGAAGCAGTGGCTATGTCATTCGAGCTTGATTTCACATGCCCCAACAATATGGCTGAATATGAAGCATGTCTTACAGGCCTAGTGGTAGCTAGTGAAATGGGTATCAAACATCTTCAAGTAATTGGAGATTCAATTCTGGTTGTTTGCCAAGCTAGAGGAGAGTTTGCACTCAAGGAGCCATCTTTAGCTCCATATAGAGCTATGGCTCAAAGGTTGGAGGACTCTTTTGAAGAATTCAATATTGAACAATCCTTAAGGTCCGACAATCGCTTCGCCGATGCTCTAGCCACATTGGGATCAAAAGTCAAATTCGAAGGTGCAATTACAGATGTAACTATTGTAAAAAGGCCTATTCCGATCATACAAATGCTGAAGGAAGAATTCTTTGATCAACCGCTAGGTCAGATAGATTGGCGGTCTTCCATTAAAGAAGCACTTTTATCACCGAATGAGAAAGATCATTTGAAGGTACTCAAAGATTATGCTTTAATGGCTGGAGAGTTGTACAAGAAGCTGCCTGGAGGAGTTCTAGCTAGATGCTTGAGCCCTGGTGAGTTCGCTAAGCGGTTAAAAGAAGTTCATGAAAAATCCTGTGGTGCCACTAGTTCTGTCAGTCTCCACAGACGCCTCCAACGGCTGGGTTACTACTGGCCAGAAATGAGCAAACAAGCTGCACTGTTCAAGAACAATGCACCAGCTGCCAATACGCTTTTGATCAGAGGGATTCATGTGCAGCCTTTACCACTAATGATTGGCGTATACCCTTCCTTGAATATCTCATAG